From the genome of Alicyclobacillus sp. SO9:
GGTTGACCATCACGAAGCGCCTGGTAGAAGCCCAAGGAGGAACCATCCGCATCGACAGTAAGCCATATGAAAAAACAGTGTTCACCGTTCAACTGCATCGGGTACCTTTTGCAAAGTAAGAAATTTTTATGAATTGGATAAGAAAAAAGATAAGTTTGCTCTGTAGAATACAATTTGAAAGTAAAAAGGAGGGAAGGAACATGGACTATGCCGTAAGAACCAGACAACTAACCCTGACCTACAGCGGTAAAGAGGTTGTTTCTAATGTGAACTTAAATGTCCGAAAAGGAGAAATCTACGGATTACTAGGTCCAAATGGAGCTGGGAAAACCACAGTCATGAAAATGTTGACTCATCTGGTAGAGCCGACAGCAGGCGAAATTGAAGTCTTTGGGCAGTTACTGACTGACGCGTCATACCGCCTGTTGGGAAGGATGGGCACCATCATAGAGTACCCTATCTTCTACGAGAAGCTGACCGCTCGCGAAAACTTGGATTTGCACTGCGAATACATGGGATACCATGACAAGCAATCCATTTCGGAAGTGCTTGAGCTTGTGAAATTGCATGGAGTCGAGGAAAAGGCGGTCAAGGAGTTTTCACTCGGGATGAGGCAACGACTTGGAATCGCTCGCGCAATTCTGACCAAACCAGAGTTACTACTGTTAGACGAACCCATGAATGGTCTCGATCCGTTAGGTATCAAAGACCTCCGCGACTTGCTGAAGATGCTGTCTAAAGAGTATCGGACTACGATTCTCGTCTCAAGCCATATCCTTGGAGAAATTGAACTCATAGCCGACACCATATCTGTCATGAAAAACGGAGAGCTAGTTCAGGAGGTTTCAATGGATCAAGTCACAAACCAGACAACCGACTATATAGAAATTACAACGGAAGAGATGAATAAGGCTGTCTATGTGCTTGATAACTATTTGAGCTTATCAAACATACGCGTGATGGACGAAGGTCAATTGCGCATTTATGACCTCAGTACACCGCAAAACGAACTCATGAAGGTACTGATAACGCATGGTGTACCCATTCAATCGGTTCATAAAAAGCGGGGGTCATTAGAAGACTACTTCTTGTCTATCCTGAATGGGGGTGGTATCAATGCTTAAGCTTATGAGACTTGAACTGCGCAAGTTTGGCCTCAAACCCTACGTTCGCTCAGCGGTGATTGGAACCATCTTGATTTTCATCTTAGTAAGTTGCTTGACTATGAATGCGCAGATGAGAGCATCGTTGCCCTTGTCAAGCTATCCTATGACATTTTCTATCATTGACACCCTTGTTCGTGGGATGTACATCGTTTTTGCGGCCGTCATCCTCTCACGGCTTATCATTGGCGAGTTCCAGAATAAGACCATGGCACTCATGTTCACGTATCCTATAAACCGTAAAAAGATGATGGCAGCAAAGTTGCTGTTTGTACTCTTGTTCACCTTTATTGCGAATATTATAAGCTGTCTGTTGATAGGTGCTGGATTTGCAGTGTTGAACCACATGGAAGGTGTGATTCCGGGTCTTCTGACCTGGCCCGTCACAGAACGGTTCTTACTAGTGGTTTTCATGAACGCGTTAGCAACCAGTTTTTTGAGTCTAATACCGTTGTACTTTGGCATGCGCAAACACTCAGTGGCGACAACCATCACTTCATCAGTTATCGTAGCGGCCCTTGTCTGCCAGAACATCGACGGCAAAACCTTGTATTCTATCATTGCGGTACCCATAGCCTTGGCGCTCCTCGGTGCAGTTATAGCGTACATGTCCATCCGCAACATTGAAAATGTAGGACTTGTCAACTAGTGTGACAAGTCTATTGCTCAACTCGTTATTTGAAATGTATAATACAAGCTAGACTTTGACAGTTGGGGAGGGCAGATTCGACATGATAGATTTGCAGTGGTTTTACTTGCTCCCTCTGTTATCTGTCTTTGTCGGTCTCGCCTTGTATGTATGGCACAATCATGTAAACTCTCCGTTTTCTTCTTCGCGCCATCGCGTGGTGAGTGTACTCCGTCTTCGGCGCCCGGCCAATTCCGGATTAATGGTGCAGCCGATTCTCCTTATTATCCGCACTGTGCGTCGTAAGTTGTTACAAGTAGATGATGATAAGGCGCCTTCCTTTGTTCTGCTTTCATAGCGTTAAGATTTGAAGCAAACAAAAGGAGGACATGTCTGATGTATAGTATTATCAATCAGTTCTTTCACGCACTCTTATCCAATTTGGATGGATTTACTCATGATTGGGGTCTTGCAATCGTTATGTTTACGATTGGGATACGACTGCTGTTACTGCCACTCTCTTTTAAAGTCGCCAGAAGCAGCATCGCGCAGGCATCCCTAGCGCCGGAACTCGCGCAGTTGCAGAAATCATGGACTTCATCGAAATCGGAATTGATGCAGGCACAACAGAAGCTCATGAGGGAAAAAGGTGTAAAGCCGCTGGCATCTGTGAGTCTGTTAGTTCTGCAATCGCCGGTGTTCTTCCTGCTGTATAGACTATTTAGGCACTTGAACCACCCAGCAGCAACCATTCTGGTACCCTGGGTTCCGTACTTGACCGCTGCCGATCCGTTTCATATTGTCCCCATCGCAGCCGGTATTCTAATGGTTGTTGGTACATTCGTCACATACAGCCAGTCACACGTGGGCGGTGCACAAATACTCAGCGGGATTGTCAGCTCTTCAGTTATGATGGTTGTTTTATGGGGGGCACCCGTAGCGGTTGCACTTTACTATATTACTTCTGGAGCTTGGGGAACCTTGGAACGGCTTGTTTTCAAGAAATTGCTCCTTCCAAAGAACAAGATAATTTCAGCCTGAAGCTTGTTTAAAGCTCAAAACAGTACATGCCCGTTACCATCAGGGCATGTACTGTTTGTGTTCTCTAAAAGAGCGTTTTTCCAGTGATAATACCCAGTAATAGTAGGGCGGCGATGATAATTACAATCGTGATGAATACACTTGGTCGTCCAAAATTCACTGTGAAACCAATTCCAAATCGCTTTGGTACAAATAACGATGGGTCAGAAGGGTTGAAGTAGAACACTCCGCCTTTCCAGTACTTGTCGTCATCGATTTGTACTCTTGTAGAGTGAAGTGCCTCCGGTGAGACTTTTCGTCCAGTTTGGGCTGCCCGAAAAATCCAGGCGATACAAATCACCGTGCCCGCAAACGTCATCAGGAACGAGATTGCGGTTAACGCAACTACATGATTTCTTCCAATTCCCCAGATGGGAAGCAGACCCACTGTTAGGCCGACATTTGTCATGCTTAACATCACCCAAAGAGATTTCATAATTGCTTGACGCAGTGTCCGATAACGTCCGCGAGAAGCGTCTAGGCTCGCAGGGTCTAACCGCATTGGGAGTCGGTTAATGTTTGCGTGCGTTAGGAAGAAAACCAGCCACATGAAAAGTTCAATTCCGAGCATACCAAATACGCTCCAAACAGACTTATGTGCATATCCGTTGGCGACGCCGTTGGAAGCAAAGTGAATGGCGAAATGCGTTGGCAGGGAAGCATATCGAATGGATCCAATGCCAATACCGGCCACTATCCCAATCAGCCCGGGAAGTGACCAGACCAGTGAGACAGTATGTTGTTTGAGGTGGGCCCGCGTGTCGGCCGCAACGGTCTGCTGAAGTCCCTGATACCAAGATTCTGCAGTTTTCACCGATAGTAGACGCCCTCTGGCAATGTAGAAATTGGCTGCGTTCAGCACCAAGACACTCAATATAAAGATGATAGGTGCTGCCGGGCGCTCTGCCAGACCAGGGGCCGCGAAGGTTATAATACTTCCGCCAGCCAATGTCAGTGCCAGGATAACGACCCAGAGAACATAGTACAGCCTTTTGGCCTTCGCAATGACAGGTGACTTCGTGTGTACAGGCGGGATCCGGACACTAAACTGCGTCGTTTCAGGCGTCATCATAGGTACCAAAATAGATGCTAAATCAATGAGGACTGCACTGAATAGAATCTCTAACGAAATGATTGAGACCATGATATTTTCACTCCTCCGACTCGGACAAGTGAGTATTTCTCACTCGCTCCACTATGGCTTTACACTGCGCGACGACCTCCTGTGGACTCATACCTTTAACGAGCGCCTCAGACAGCCAAATCTCCGCGTTCTCCAACCACCGGTCGGGAAAATCTGGTTGACGCGGTTCAACCGATACGACGGCTCCCATCTTCCGACTCATTTTAATGACGCCTTCTTTGGCCAAAAGATCGTACGCCTTATTGACAGTGTGAAAATTGATTCCAAAATCTGCTCCTAATTGCCGCGTGGACGGCAAGGACTCATCAGGACGCAAGCTGTTGCGTGCAATGCCTAAAATGATTTGATTGCGAATCTGCAAGTAAATCGGAACATCACTGTTTATGTCCAGACAGATGTCCATTGGCACCCCTCCTGCCCGAATACTATTGTCACACTAAGTACATGTGTTATACAACATATATAACAAATATAACATTTTGCGTTCATTGTCAACTATATAGACGCCCAATCTTTGCGTTTGCGTGAGAACGCTCTAGTGCGTCCTCAATGCATATAATTTTGTCCGATAATGCATTTCAAGTCTGTCACGGCACGTATGCTACTAAATCGGGAATAAATGGTATGATAGCAAAGACATCAGGTAAAGGAGGTGGATGTGTTGGGTTTTGGATCAGTACCGACTACAAATCAGGTGAAGATTTTTCGAAGTACGAGTATCAATGACTTGGAAGAAAGTATCAACCGTTTCATTCAGGACTTCAGTTCCAACTTCTTAATTGACATTAAATACACAATGTCGAGCGTGGGGTCTTCAGAGGAGATTTACTCAGCATTGATTCTGTATAAAACGTCTTAAATCTGAGAGTCCTGTTTCGGTTCGCACAAAATAGAGTGTTCGTTTACGGACCAAATTGAGAATATACACATTTTTAGGGTGTTGAACTTTGTGTAGGATGCAGAAGAGGAATATGCAGGAGGTGGTGAAGGCGTGCTGACAATCGTATTTGGCTTTGTGGGATTACTCCTCTTTATCTGGTTCTTAGTTTCAATTAGAGAGATCAACCAGAATACTCGCCGCACAGAACAAGCCTTGCAGGAAGTCTTGACGTTGTTGCGTAATCGGTTCCCACATGAGGATTAACCGTCAGTGAGTGGAAATGGGCATTCTGTGACTCTATTGCTCTCGGACTTCCACAACCCTCAAAAATGGGCCATCCAGAGGATAACGAAAGGTGCGAAAGGAATCGGTTAGCTCTTCTGATGCCAAGATCCAAGGTGCTGTAATGCTGCCAAGAACTTTATTGTAAACGCTGGGAATATCATTGGGACCTATCAAAAGTCTCACCAAAAGCCAGGGGAAAATTTTGCTTGGACCCGCACCAAAATTCTCGCAGTAATGAGAAACATCGAATCCATCCGTCCTGCTCAATACAGAAAACAGGAACCCGTCAATTAAAACTTGATATCAATTAGTAGTGCTTAATTCCTCTCAATACAAGGTAAACGTGTTCCCATAAGATAGATAATCCCACATAAAAAAGCAGCACTGCCATTGCCTTGTTGAAGATTTGCATGATTCGTTGATTCATCACTAAACGATGCAGATACTCCCCGACCAACGCATACAGGGTTGGGGCGCCGACAGCCAAAAGTGCCAAACACAGAGACATGAACAAAATTTCTATGCCAGTCACACCTAAGGACGGAAATTGAATGACGGCAATCGGAAGAGTCGCAAGTATGGCTTTTGGGTTCAGTAGAGTCAAAAGCAATCCTTGTTTAAAGTCAGGAACCATGGCGTTCGAGGTAGCGTTCACATCAGTCTGCGCCCTAAATATCTTTACCGCGAGGTAGAGAATATACGTCCCGCCGAGTAAACTAATG
Proteins encoded in this window:
- a CDS encoding ATP-binding cassette domain-containing protein; amino-acid sequence: MDYAVRTRQLTLTYSGKEVVSNVNLNVRKGEIYGLLGPNGAGKTTVMKMLTHLVEPTAGEIEVFGQLLTDASYRLLGRMGTIIEYPIFYEKLTARENLDLHCEYMGYHDKQSISEVLELVKLHGVEEKAVKEFSLGMRQRLGIARAILTKPELLLLDEPMNGLDPLGIKDLRDLLKMLSKEYRTTILVSSHILGEIELIADTISVMKNGELVQEVSMDQVTNQTTDYIEITTEEMNKAVYVLDNYLSLSNIRVMDEGQLRIYDLSTPQNELMKVLITHGVPIQSVHKKRGSLEDYFLSILNGGGINA
- a CDS encoding ABC transporter permease, with the protein product MLKLMRLELRKFGLKPYVRSAVIGTILIFILVSCLTMNAQMRASLPLSSYPMTFSIIDTLVRGMYIVFAAVILSRLIIGEFQNKTMALMFTYPINRKKMMAAKLLFVLLFTFIANIISCLLIGAGFAVLNHMEGVIPGLLTWPVTERFLLVVFMNALATSFLSLIPLYFGMRKHSVATTITSSVIVAALVCQNIDGKTLYSIIAVPIALALLGAVIAYMSIRNIENVGLVN
- a CDS encoding membrane protein insertase YidC, which gives rise to MYSIINQFFHALLSNLDGFTHDWGLAIVMFTIGIRLLLLPLSFKVARSSIAQASLAPELAQLQKSWTSSKSELMQAQQKLMREKGVKPLASVSLLVLQSPVFFLLYRLFRHLNHPAATILVPWVPYLTAADPFHIVPIAAGILMVVGTFVTYSQSHVGGAQILSGIVSSSVMMVVLWGAPVAVALYYITSGAWGTLERLVFKKLLLPKNKIISA
- a CDS encoding DUF1648 domain-containing protein; protein product: MVSIISLEILFSAVLIDLASILVPMMTPETTQFSVRIPPVHTKSPVIAKAKRLYYVLWVVILALTLAGGSIITFAAPGLAERPAAPIIFILSVLVLNAANFYIARGRLLSVKTAESWYQGLQQTVAADTRAHLKQHTVSLVWSLPGLIGIVAGIGIGSIRYASLPTHFAIHFASNGVANGYAHKSVWSVFGMLGIELFMWLVFFLTHANINRLPMRLDPASLDASRGRYRTLRQAIMKSLWVMLSMTNVGLTVGLLPIWGIGRNHVVALTAISFLMTFAGTVICIAWIFRAAQTGRKVSPEALHSTRVQIDDDKYWKGGVFYFNPSDPSLFVPKRFGIGFTVNFGRPSVFITIVIIIAALLLLGIITGKTLF
- a CDS encoding GntR family transcriptional regulator; this translates as MDICLDINSDVPIYLQIRNQIILGIARNSLRPDESLPSTRQLGADFGINFHTVNKAYDLLAKEGVIKMSRKMGAVVSVEPRQPDFPDRWLENAEIWLSEALVKGMSPQEVVAQCKAIVERVRNTHLSESEE
- a CDS encoding sporulation protein Cse60, whose protein sequence is MGFGSVPTTNQVKIFRSTSINDLEESINRFIQDFSSNFLIDIKYTMSSVGSSEEIYSALILYKTS
- a CDS encoding LysE family translocator, which produces MIGVFLYAIGIMYTPGPGNLLGLQAGLQHKLKQSVWYFLGVGSAMCFFFLLFGYTGQVVVKKVYLPYISLLGGTYILYLAVKIFRAQTDVNATSNAMVPDFKQGLLLTLLNPKAILATLPIAVIQFPSLGVTGIEILFMSLCLALLAVGAPTLYALVGEYLHRLVMNQRIMQIFNKAMAVLLFYVGLSILWEHVYLVLRGIKHY